The following proteins come from a genomic window of Nitrospiraceae bacterium:
- a CDS encoding cytochrome P460 family protein, with translation MRKFIKVGRQISVWVCTGILLAVGFGFSMLPSALAQNLRVTEQTFGCILDWPKVRNTRFKHADPEKLKEAMRIFRDSVPDTEYPVGTILQLVPFEAMVKHSHEKFPNTNGWEFFALNVSKEGTKIRDRGDNVVNLSLGAPCLSCHQPAKRFDFVCEKGHGCAPIPFDDQKIAELQHADLRCTKK, from the coding sequence ATGCGTAAGTTCATTAAGGTCGGGCGTCAAATTTCGGTTTGGGTGTGTACAGGGATCCTACTTGCCGTCGGGTTTGGCTTTTCTATGTTGCCCAGTGCATTGGCTCAAAATCTCAGGGTCACAGAACAGACCTTTGGGTGTATCCTCGACTGGCCGAAGGTCAGGAATACGCGCTTCAAGCATGCTGATCCGGAGAAATTGAAAGAGGCGATGCGGATCTTCCGGGACAGCGTGCCGGACACGGAGTATCCCGTCGGCACCATCCTCCAGCTGGTTCCGTTTGAAGCCATGGTGAAGCACTCGCATGAGAAGTTTCCCAACACGAATGGCTGGGAATTTTTCGCCTTGAACGTCTCCAAGGAAGGGACCAAGATCAGAGATCGTGGAGACAACGTCGTCAATCTGTCGCTCGGAGCCCCATGCTTAAGTTGTCATCAGCCGGCGAAGAGGTTTGACTTTGTCTGTGAAAAGGGACACGGCTGTGCTCCCATTCCGTTCGATGATCAAAAAATCGCGGAGCTCCAGCATGCAGACCTGCGCTGTACGAAGAAGTAG
- a CDS encoding epoxide hydrolase produces the protein MTTSPTKERSDQTADKNAIRPFRVNFPEAELTELRRRISATRWPEAETVPESSQRDDRWPGRNTVTEFAQGVPLATMQRLARYWATLYDWRKVEARLNGYPQFITEIDGLDIHFIHARSKHENALPLIVTHGWPGSIIEQLKIIDPLTDPTAHGGKLSDAFHVVIPSMPGYGFSGMPTTRGWDPVHMARAWDVLMKTATRNT, from the coding sequence ATGACCACCAGTCCAACCAAAGAGCGCAGCGACCAGACAGCTGACAAGAATGCGATTCGACCGTTTCGTGTGAATTTTCCGGAAGCGGAACTTACGGAATTGCGCAGGCGCATCAGCGCGACAAGGTGGCCTGAGGCGGAAACGGTCCCGGAATCCTCGCAACGCGACGACCGGTGGCCTGGGAGGAACACGGTCACGGAGTTCGCACAAGGTGTGCCGCTCGCAACGATGCAAAGACTCGCGCGCTATTGGGCGACACTCTACGATTGGCGCAAGGTCGAGGCGAGGCTGAACGGCTACCCGCAGTTCATCACTGAGATCGATGGGCTGGATATTCATTTCATTCACGCCCGTTCAAAACACGAAAATGCGTTGCCGCTCATTGTCACGCACGGATGGCCGGGATCGATCATCGAACAGCTGAAGATCATCGATCCCCTGACCGATCCCACGGCACATGGCGGCAAGCTGTCGGATGCTTTCCATGTCGTGATTCCATCGATGCCGGGCTACGGCTTCTCCGGAATGCCCACCACGAGAGGCTGGGATCCTGTGCACATGGCACGCGCCTGGGACGTGCTGATGAAGACGGCTACACGCAATACGTAA
- a CDS encoding alcohol dehydrogenase: MPQMIAVQIPSPGKPFEVVKREIPTPGANQVRIKVQACGICHSDVVVKEGIWPGVQFPRVTGHEIAGVIDEVGAGVTAWKKGQRVGVGWHGGHCFQCDPCRRGDFMGCRHFRVTGINADGGYAQYMIAGQETVAAIPDGLSPVEAAPILCAGVTTFNSLRHSRAVAGDVVAVHGIGGLGHLGIQFASKMGFHTVAIGRGQDKKSLALKLGAVRYLDTNADDVAKELTSLGSASVILATVPDGKAMSPLIDGLGVGGQLLVVGASADPISTTPLQLLLQRRSILGWPSGTARDSEDTLNFCALTGIRAMVETLPLEQAATGYERMMSGKARFRVVLTMN, encoded by the coding sequence ATGCCACAGATGATCGCTGTTCAAATTCCCTCGCCAGGCAAGCCATTCGAAGTGGTCAAGCGAGAGATCCCGACACCGGGGGCCAACCAGGTCCGCATTAAAGTGCAGGCCTGCGGGATCTGCCATAGCGACGTCGTCGTAAAGGAGGGCATTTGGCCGGGCGTGCAATTCCCGCGTGTGACCGGCCACGAGATAGCCGGAGTCATCGACGAGGTCGGCGCGGGCGTGACAGCCTGGAAGAAAGGCCAGCGGGTCGGCGTGGGCTGGCACGGCGGGCACTGTTTTCAATGCGACCCTTGCCGGCGAGGCGATTTCATGGGGTGTCGGCACTTCCGCGTGACCGGAATCAACGCCGATGGCGGATACGCCCAGTACATGATCGCCGGGCAGGAAACCGTGGCGGCAATTCCAGACGGTCTTTCGCCGGTGGAAGCGGCCCCTATCCTGTGCGCGGGGGTCACGACGTTCAACAGTCTGCGGCATAGCCGTGCGGTCGCGGGAGATGTCGTAGCCGTGCACGGCATTGGCGGACTCGGCCACCTGGGCATCCAGTTCGCGAGCAAGATGGGATTTCACACCGTGGCGATCGGTCGAGGTCAGGACAAAAAATCCCTGGCGTTGAAGCTCGGTGCCGTCCGATACCTCGACACCAATGCCGACGATGTCGCGAAAGAACTCACGAGTCTGGGTAGCGCTTCCGTCATTCTTGCGACCGTGCCGGACGGGAAGGCCATGTCGCCCCTCATTGACGGACTGGGGGTTGGGGGGCAACTGCTGGTGGTCGGGGCCTCGGCCGATCCCATCAGCACGACACCCCTGCAACTCCTCCTCCAGCGCCGGTCCATACTCGGTTGGCCGTCAGGGACCGCCAGAGATTCGGAAGACACGCTCAACTTTTGCGCCCTCACGGGGATTCGCGCCATGGTGGAGACGCTGCCGCTCGAACAAGCGGCTACGGGCTACGAACGCATGATGAGCGGCAAGGCGCGGTTCCGCGTGGTGCTCACCATGAACTAA